A single genomic interval of Cucumis sativus cultivar 9930 chromosome 5, Cucumber_9930_V3, whole genome shotgun sequence harbors:
- the LOC101209453 gene encoding uncharacterized protein LOC101209453 isoform X2 produces the protein MGEITNRWKVTYTKHLKQKRKVYHDGFLDIHRSSNKTMLYDECEKLLECRMLKQDEVICSGETLIFNSFLVDIDTPLGDQKPESGLNFQEGDDKISENSGVVRGKSILNNSVCSGAEKNKTRPSFSPSQQIIREFKKRRLKCYGSPQTSLDTRKTEETEWQVLYTTNITQKAKKFHDGFLKLSICGSLGSQVMLFDENRKLLDSRFIKKHETVKSGESIAFDAHLVEIGECEKDHKPSKIPLNEGTSSKEGGASVLHGQKSCFSENEISTGKEWNVLYTSQITQKSKKYHNGIIKISSSGSHQMQVTLLNEDRNILSRKHLSLSKNVRVGEKLELPKYLVEIGEACESVKVELGDRKCDIRKDASFCISGGDENGSGRETTQKSLRDAHQILSILQRPRGRVNLSSGHTDENISVSVSSRNPKPSLAEALHLPKDYQSHQKPSEGQNTRESIKNTENSQSIALTQSTFTGNAETLTEDGEFGQSSKLLRSDHVEAESISLRNSIPRRSDSTACSLVNDDEGKICEEITYEREMHAFPSFDLGI, from the exons ATGGGAGAAATAACGAATCGATGGAAGGTGACCTATACGAAGCACCTTAAGCAGAAGCGCAAAGTTTATCACGATGGTTTCTTAGACATCCACCGTTCCAGCAAcaag ACAATGCTCTATGATGAGTGCGAGAAGCTCCTCGAATGTAGAATGTTAAAGCAAGATGAAGTAATTTGCTCTGGCGAAACGCTTATATTCAACAGTTTTCTAGTTGACATTGACACTCCACTAGGAGATCAGAAGCCGGAGTCTGGTCTGAATTTCCAAGAAGGTGATGATAAGATATCTGAAAATTCTGGTGTGGTCCGAGGGAAAAGTATCCTAAATAACTCAGTTTGCTCTG GTGCAGAGAAGAATAAAACTCGGCCGAGTTTCAGCCCTTCACAACAAATAATCAGAG AATTTAAGAAGAGAAGATTGAAGTGCTACGGATCGCCACAAACTAGTCTAGACACTAGAAAGACAGAAGAGACAG AGTGGCAGGTCCTTTACACCACAAATATTACTCAGAAAGCTAAGAAGTTCCACGACGGTTTCTTAAAACTTTCTATTTGTGGATCCCTCGGGAGTCAG GTCATGCTCTTTGATGAAAACAGGAAACTATTGGACAGCAGATTTATTAAGAAGCACGAAACAGTAAAATCTGGAGAATCAATAGCCTTTGATGCTCATTTAGTAGAAATTGGAGAATGTGAAAAGGACCATAAGCCTTCTAAAATTCCCTTAAATGAAGGTACTAGTTCTAAAGAAGGGGGAGCAAGCGTACTCCATGGACAGAAAAGCTGTTTcagtgaaaatgaaatatcaaCTGGAAAAG AATGGAATGTTTTGTACACTAGTCAGATAACTCAGAAGTCCAAGAAATATCATAATGGGATCATCAAAATTTCCTCATCTGGTTCTCACCAAATGCAG GTTACTTTACTGAATGAAGATAGAAACATATTAAGCCGTAAACACTTAAGTTTATCTAAAAATGTGAGGGTGGGGGAGAAACTTGAGCTACCAAAATACTTGGTGGAGATTGGCGAGGCATGCGAAAGTGTCAAAG TAGAGCTCGGCGACAGAAAATGTGATATTAGAAAGGACGCAAGTTTTTGCATTTCTGGTGGAGATGAAAATGGATCGGGCAGGGAGACTACGCAAAAGTCTTTACGGGATG CCCATCAAATATTGTCCATTCTTCAAAGACCAAGGGGTAGAGTGAACCTTTCTTCCGGTCATACAGATGAAAATATTAGCGTATCTGTTTCGTCACGTAACCCTAAACCTTCCCTTGCGGAGGCATTGCATCTTCCTAAAGATTACCAATCTCATCAAAAACCAAGTGAAGGACAGAACACGAGGGAATCAATTAAGAATACAGAAAACAGCCAATCCATTGCTCTAACTCAAT CAACATTCACTGGTAATGCCGAAACATTGACAGAAGATGGTGAATTCGGACAGTCCAGCAAG CTTCTTCGGTCAGACCATGTGGAGGCCGAAAGTATTTCTCTCAGAAATTCAATTCCTAGGAGAAGTGACTCTACTGCTTGTAGCCTTGTCAACGACGACGAAGGGAAAATCTGCGAAGAGATTACATACGAAAGAGAAATGCATGCATTCCCAAGTTTTGATCTTGGAATTTGA
- the LOC101209453 gene encoding uncharacterized protein LOC101209453 isoform X3: MGEITNRWKVTYTKHLKQKRKVYHDGFLDIHRSSNKTMLYDECEKLLECRMLKQDEVICSGETLIFNSFLVDIDTPLGDQKPESGLNFQEGDDKISENSGVVRGKSILNNSVCSAGAEKNKTRPSFSPSQQIIREFKKRRLKCYGSPQTSLDTRKTEETEWQVLYTTNITQKAKKFHDGFLKLSICGSLGSQVMLFDENRKLLDSRFIKKHETVKSGESIAFDAHLVEIGECEKDHKPSKIPLNEGTSSKEGGASVLHGQKSCFSENEISTGKEWNVLYTSQITQKSKKYHNGIIKISSSGSHQMQVTLLNEDRNILSRKHLSLSKNVRVGEKLELPKYLVEIGEACESVKELGDRKCDIRKDASFCISGGDENGSGRETTQKSLRDAHQILSILQRPRGRVNLSSGHTDENISVSVSSRNPKPSLAEALHLPKDYQSHQKPSEGQNTRESIKNTENSQSIALTQSTFTGNAETLTEDGEFGQSSKLLRSDHVEAESISLRNSIPRRSDSTACSLVNDDEGKICEEITYEREMHAFPSFDLGI, translated from the exons ATGGGAGAAATAACGAATCGATGGAAGGTGACCTATACGAAGCACCTTAAGCAGAAGCGCAAAGTTTATCACGATGGTTTCTTAGACATCCACCGTTCCAGCAAcaag ACAATGCTCTATGATGAGTGCGAGAAGCTCCTCGAATGTAGAATGTTAAAGCAAGATGAAGTAATTTGCTCTGGCGAAACGCTTATATTCAACAGTTTTCTAGTTGACATTGACACTCCACTAGGAGATCAGAAGCCGGAGTCTGGTCTGAATTTCCAAGAAGGTGATGATAAGATATCTGAAAATTCTGGTGTGGTCCGAGGGAAAAGTATCCTAAATAACTCAGTTTGCTCTG CAGGTGCAGAGAAGAATAAAACTCGGCCGAGTTTCAGCCCTTCACAACAAATAATCAGAG AATTTAAGAAGAGAAGATTGAAGTGCTACGGATCGCCACAAACTAGTCTAGACACTAGAAAGACAGAAGAGACAG AGTGGCAGGTCCTTTACACCACAAATATTACTCAGAAAGCTAAGAAGTTCCACGACGGTTTCTTAAAACTTTCTATTTGTGGATCCCTCGGGAGTCAG GTCATGCTCTTTGATGAAAACAGGAAACTATTGGACAGCAGATTTATTAAGAAGCACGAAACAGTAAAATCTGGAGAATCAATAGCCTTTGATGCTCATTTAGTAGAAATTGGAGAATGTGAAAAGGACCATAAGCCTTCTAAAATTCCCTTAAATGAAGGTACTAGTTCTAAAGAAGGGGGAGCAAGCGTACTCCATGGACAGAAAAGCTGTTTcagtgaaaatgaaatatcaaCTGGAAAAG AATGGAATGTTTTGTACACTAGTCAGATAACTCAGAAGTCCAAGAAATATCATAATGGGATCATCAAAATTTCCTCATCTGGTTCTCACCAAATGCAG GTTACTTTACTGAATGAAGATAGAAACATATTAAGCCGTAAACACTTAAGTTTATCTAAAAATGTGAGGGTGGGGGAGAAACTTGAGCTACCAAAATACTTGGTGGAGATTGGCGAGGCATGCGAAAGTGTCAAAG AGCTCGGCGACAGAAAATGTGATATTAGAAAGGACGCAAGTTTTTGCATTTCTGGTGGAGATGAAAATGGATCGGGCAGGGAGACTACGCAAAAGTCTTTACGGGATG CCCATCAAATATTGTCCATTCTTCAAAGACCAAGGGGTAGAGTGAACCTTTCTTCCGGTCATACAGATGAAAATATTAGCGTATCTGTTTCGTCACGTAACCCTAAACCTTCCCTTGCGGAGGCATTGCATCTTCCTAAAGATTACCAATCTCATCAAAAACCAAGTGAAGGACAGAACACGAGGGAATCAATTAAGAATACAGAAAACAGCCAATCCATTGCTCTAACTCAAT CAACATTCACTGGTAATGCCGAAACATTGACAGAAGATGGTGAATTCGGACAGTCCAGCAAG CTTCTTCGGTCAGACCATGTGGAGGCCGAAAGTATTTCTCTCAGAAATTCAATTCCTAGGAGAAGTGACTCTACTGCTTGTAGCCTTGTCAACGACGACGAAGGGAAAATCTGCGAAGAGATTACATACGAAAGAGAAATGCATGCATTCCCAAGTTTTGATCTTGGAATTTGA
- the LOC101209453 gene encoding uncharacterized protein LOC101209453 isoform X1: MGEITNRWKVTYTKHLKQKRKVYHDGFLDIHRSSNKTMLYDECEKLLECRMLKQDEVICSGETLIFNSFLVDIDTPLGDQKPESGLNFQEGDDKISENSGVVRGKSILNNSVCSAGAEKNKTRPSFSPSQQIIREFKKRRLKCYGSPQTSLDTRKTEETEWQVLYTTNITQKAKKFHDGFLKLSICGSLGSQVMLFDENRKLLDSRFIKKHETVKSGESIAFDAHLVEIGECEKDHKPSKIPLNEGTSSKEGGASVLHGQKSCFSENEISTGKEWNVLYTSQITQKSKKYHNGIIKISSSGSHQMQVTLLNEDRNILSRKHLSLSKNVRVGEKLELPKYLVEIGEACESVKVELGDRKCDIRKDASFCISGGDENGSGRETTQKSLRDAHQILSILQRPRGRVNLSSGHTDENISVSVSSRNPKPSLAEALHLPKDYQSHQKPSEGQNTRESIKNTENSQSIALTQSTFTGNAETLTEDGEFGQSSKLLRSDHVEAESISLRNSIPRRSDSTACSLVNDDEGKICEEITYEREMHAFPSFDLGI, from the exons ATGGGAGAAATAACGAATCGATGGAAGGTGACCTATACGAAGCACCTTAAGCAGAAGCGCAAAGTTTATCACGATGGTTTCTTAGACATCCACCGTTCCAGCAAcaag ACAATGCTCTATGATGAGTGCGAGAAGCTCCTCGAATGTAGAATGTTAAAGCAAGATGAAGTAATTTGCTCTGGCGAAACGCTTATATTCAACAGTTTTCTAGTTGACATTGACACTCCACTAGGAGATCAGAAGCCGGAGTCTGGTCTGAATTTCCAAGAAGGTGATGATAAGATATCTGAAAATTCTGGTGTGGTCCGAGGGAAAAGTATCCTAAATAACTCAGTTTGCTCTG CAGGTGCAGAGAAGAATAAAACTCGGCCGAGTTTCAGCCCTTCACAACAAATAATCAGAG AATTTAAGAAGAGAAGATTGAAGTGCTACGGATCGCCACAAACTAGTCTAGACACTAGAAAGACAGAAGAGACAG AGTGGCAGGTCCTTTACACCACAAATATTACTCAGAAAGCTAAGAAGTTCCACGACGGTTTCTTAAAACTTTCTATTTGTGGATCCCTCGGGAGTCAG GTCATGCTCTTTGATGAAAACAGGAAACTATTGGACAGCAGATTTATTAAGAAGCACGAAACAGTAAAATCTGGAGAATCAATAGCCTTTGATGCTCATTTAGTAGAAATTGGAGAATGTGAAAAGGACCATAAGCCTTCTAAAATTCCCTTAAATGAAGGTACTAGTTCTAAAGAAGGGGGAGCAAGCGTACTCCATGGACAGAAAAGCTGTTTcagtgaaaatgaaatatcaaCTGGAAAAG AATGGAATGTTTTGTACACTAGTCAGATAACTCAGAAGTCCAAGAAATATCATAATGGGATCATCAAAATTTCCTCATCTGGTTCTCACCAAATGCAG GTTACTTTACTGAATGAAGATAGAAACATATTAAGCCGTAAACACTTAAGTTTATCTAAAAATGTGAGGGTGGGGGAGAAACTTGAGCTACCAAAATACTTGGTGGAGATTGGCGAGGCATGCGAAAGTGTCAAAG TAGAGCTCGGCGACAGAAAATGTGATATTAGAAAGGACGCAAGTTTTTGCATTTCTGGTGGAGATGAAAATGGATCGGGCAGGGAGACTACGCAAAAGTCTTTACGGGATG CCCATCAAATATTGTCCATTCTTCAAAGACCAAGGGGTAGAGTGAACCTTTCTTCCGGTCATACAGATGAAAATATTAGCGTATCTGTTTCGTCACGTAACCCTAAACCTTCCCTTGCGGAGGCATTGCATCTTCCTAAAGATTACCAATCTCATCAAAAACCAAGTGAAGGACAGAACACGAGGGAATCAATTAAGAATACAGAAAACAGCCAATCCATTGCTCTAACTCAAT CAACATTCACTGGTAATGCCGAAACATTGACAGAAGATGGTGAATTCGGACAGTCCAGCAAG CTTCTTCGGTCAGACCATGTGGAGGCCGAAAGTATTTCTCTCAGAAATTCAATTCCTAGGAGAAGTGACTCTACTGCTTGTAGCCTTGTCAACGACGACGAAGGGAAAATCTGCGAAGAGATTACATACGAAAGAGAAATGCATGCATTCCCAAGTTTTGATCTTGGAATTTGA
- the LOC101209453 gene encoding uncharacterized protein LOC101209453 isoform X5 — MGEITNRWKVTYTKHLKQKRKVYHDGFLDIHRSSNKTMLYDECEKLLECRMLKQDEVICSGETLIFNSFLVDIDTPLGDQKPESGLNFQEGDDKISENSGVVRGKSILNNSVCSAGAEKNKTRPSFSPSQQIIREFKKRRLKCYGSPQTSLDTRKTEETEWQVLYTTNITQKAKKFHDGFLKLSICGSLGSQVMLFDENRKLLDSRFIKKHETVKSGESIAFDAHLVEIGECEKDHKPSKIPLNEGTSSKEGGASVLHGQKSCFSENEISTGKEWNVLYTSQITQKSKKYHNGIIKISSSGSHQMQVTLLNEDRNILSRKHLSLSKNVRVGEKLELPKYLVEIGEACESVKELGDRKCDIRKDASFCISGGDENGSGRETTQKSLRDAHQILSILQRPRGRVNLSSGHTDENISVSVSSRNPKPSLAEALHLPKDYQSHQKPSEGQNTRESIKNTENSQSIALTQCDLVQMHNIHW, encoded by the exons ATGGGAGAAATAACGAATCGATGGAAGGTGACCTATACGAAGCACCTTAAGCAGAAGCGCAAAGTTTATCACGATGGTTTCTTAGACATCCACCGTTCCAGCAAcaag ACAATGCTCTATGATGAGTGCGAGAAGCTCCTCGAATGTAGAATGTTAAAGCAAGATGAAGTAATTTGCTCTGGCGAAACGCTTATATTCAACAGTTTTCTAGTTGACATTGACACTCCACTAGGAGATCAGAAGCCGGAGTCTGGTCTGAATTTCCAAGAAGGTGATGATAAGATATCTGAAAATTCTGGTGTGGTCCGAGGGAAAAGTATCCTAAATAACTCAGTTTGCTCTG CAGGTGCAGAGAAGAATAAAACTCGGCCGAGTTTCAGCCCTTCACAACAAATAATCAGAG AATTTAAGAAGAGAAGATTGAAGTGCTACGGATCGCCACAAACTAGTCTAGACACTAGAAAGACAGAAGAGACAG AGTGGCAGGTCCTTTACACCACAAATATTACTCAGAAAGCTAAGAAGTTCCACGACGGTTTCTTAAAACTTTCTATTTGTGGATCCCTCGGGAGTCAG GTCATGCTCTTTGATGAAAACAGGAAACTATTGGACAGCAGATTTATTAAGAAGCACGAAACAGTAAAATCTGGAGAATCAATAGCCTTTGATGCTCATTTAGTAGAAATTGGAGAATGTGAAAAGGACCATAAGCCTTCTAAAATTCCCTTAAATGAAGGTACTAGTTCTAAAGAAGGGGGAGCAAGCGTACTCCATGGACAGAAAAGCTGTTTcagtgaaaatgaaatatcaaCTGGAAAAG AATGGAATGTTTTGTACACTAGTCAGATAACTCAGAAGTCCAAGAAATATCATAATGGGATCATCAAAATTTCCTCATCTGGTTCTCACCAAATGCAG GTTACTTTACTGAATGAAGATAGAAACATATTAAGCCGTAAACACTTAAGTTTATCTAAAAATGTGAGGGTGGGGGAGAAACTTGAGCTACCAAAATACTTGGTGGAGATTGGCGAGGCATGCGAAAGTGTCAAAG AGCTCGGCGACAGAAAATGTGATATTAGAAAGGACGCAAGTTTTTGCATTTCTGGTGGAGATGAAAATGGATCGGGCAGGGAGACTACGCAAAAGTCTTTACGGGATG CCCATCAAATATTGTCCATTCTTCAAAGACCAAGGGGTAGAGTGAACCTTTCTTCCGGTCATACAGATGAAAATATTAGCGTATCTGTTTCGTCACGTAACCCTAAACCTTCCCTTGCGGAGGCATTGCATCTTCCTAAAGATTACCAATCTCATCAAAAACCAAGTGAAGGACAGAACACGAGGGAATCAATTAAGAATACAGAAAACAGCCAATCCATTGCTCTAACTCAATGTGATCTCGTGCAAATGCA CAACATTCACTGGTAA
- the LOC101209453 gene encoding uncharacterized protein LOC101209453 isoform X4, with translation MGEITNRWKVTYTKHLKQKRKVYHDGFLDIHRSSNKTMLYDECEKLLECRMLKQDEVICSGETLIFNSFLVDIDTPLGDQKPESGLNFQEGDDKISENSGVVRGKSILNNSVCSAGAEKNKTRPSFSPSQQIIREFKKRRLKCYGSPQTSLDTRKTEETEWQVLYTTNITQKAKKFHDGFLKLSICGSLGSQVMLFDENRKLLDSRFIKKHETVKSGESIAFDAHLVEIGECEKDHKPSKIPLNEGTSSKEGGASVLHGQKSCFSENEISTGKEWNVLYTSQITQKSKKYHNGIIKISSSGSHQMQVTLLNEDRNILSRKHLSLSKNVRVGEKLELPKYLVEIGEACESVKVELGDRKCDIRKDASFCISGGDENGSGRETTQKSLRDAHQILSILQRPRGRVNLSSGHTDENISVSVSSRNPKPSLAEALHLPKDYQSHQKPSEGQNTRESIKNTENSQSIALTQCDLVQMHNIHW, from the exons ATGGGAGAAATAACGAATCGATGGAAGGTGACCTATACGAAGCACCTTAAGCAGAAGCGCAAAGTTTATCACGATGGTTTCTTAGACATCCACCGTTCCAGCAAcaag ACAATGCTCTATGATGAGTGCGAGAAGCTCCTCGAATGTAGAATGTTAAAGCAAGATGAAGTAATTTGCTCTGGCGAAACGCTTATATTCAACAGTTTTCTAGTTGACATTGACACTCCACTAGGAGATCAGAAGCCGGAGTCTGGTCTGAATTTCCAAGAAGGTGATGATAAGATATCTGAAAATTCTGGTGTGGTCCGAGGGAAAAGTATCCTAAATAACTCAGTTTGCTCTG CAGGTGCAGAGAAGAATAAAACTCGGCCGAGTTTCAGCCCTTCACAACAAATAATCAGAG AATTTAAGAAGAGAAGATTGAAGTGCTACGGATCGCCACAAACTAGTCTAGACACTAGAAAGACAGAAGAGACAG AGTGGCAGGTCCTTTACACCACAAATATTACTCAGAAAGCTAAGAAGTTCCACGACGGTTTCTTAAAACTTTCTATTTGTGGATCCCTCGGGAGTCAG GTCATGCTCTTTGATGAAAACAGGAAACTATTGGACAGCAGATTTATTAAGAAGCACGAAACAGTAAAATCTGGAGAATCAATAGCCTTTGATGCTCATTTAGTAGAAATTGGAGAATGTGAAAAGGACCATAAGCCTTCTAAAATTCCCTTAAATGAAGGTACTAGTTCTAAAGAAGGGGGAGCAAGCGTACTCCATGGACAGAAAAGCTGTTTcagtgaaaatgaaatatcaaCTGGAAAAG AATGGAATGTTTTGTACACTAGTCAGATAACTCAGAAGTCCAAGAAATATCATAATGGGATCATCAAAATTTCCTCATCTGGTTCTCACCAAATGCAG GTTACTTTACTGAATGAAGATAGAAACATATTAAGCCGTAAACACTTAAGTTTATCTAAAAATGTGAGGGTGGGGGAGAAACTTGAGCTACCAAAATACTTGGTGGAGATTGGCGAGGCATGCGAAAGTGTCAAAG TAGAGCTCGGCGACAGAAAATGTGATATTAGAAAGGACGCAAGTTTTTGCATTTCTGGTGGAGATGAAAATGGATCGGGCAGGGAGACTACGCAAAAGTCTTTACGGGATG CCCATCAAATATTGTCCATTCTTCAAAGACCAAGGGGTAGAGTGAACCTTTCTTCCGGTCATACAGATGAAAATATTAGCGTATCTGTTTCGTCACGTAACCCTAAACCTTCCCTTGCGGAGGCATTGCATCTTCCTAAAGATTACCAATCTCATCAAAAACCAAGTGAAGGACAGAACACGAGGGAATCAATTAAGAATACAGAAAACAGCCAATCCATTGCTCTAACTCAATGTGATCTCGTGCAAATGCA CAACATTCACTGGTAA